One Huiozyma naganishii CBS 8797 chromosome 4, complete genome genomic region harbors:
- the YEN1 gene encoding crossover junction endodeoxyribonuclease (similar to Saccharomyces cerevisiae YEN1 (YER041W); ancestral locus Anc_3.540), whose protein sequence is MGVPQIWKQIRDSGTPLNCPTHKRVPFVKWISENRDARIAIDVYHILFECGFFQFDQVGKPILNFVKRLKELVSFDVTFLLVFDGLEKPRKKGVFGGVHPKFMSIVEELLKSLNISYVMAPGEGEVQCCWHYKNGDVSYVWSNDSDCLIFGGDCIIKNYSKSEDDAGSIANQGSLHKDPYVTVLNYKEMEKRGKLLNRNSLLFFSALLGGDYNSQGVKGLGSEKALKLARLERPNFSEEFAKILNGEVEEGVSMNLAYVTFQHKLFRFCQSHGKEIFGKNYNNSLLSADKHNFENWPQLSTLRHYSHPRYDDSVNIDSVFNKLVYANVQHNKGYDTIDFDRLRDFLLSVKLPQIVDFDKWFHETFHEMFLLKYLLYDEGGVTNAKITDEKETMFDQNISHRVKFWRVRYRSFIQGVRPSTRSRSVSPVRANRSPERRSLDIQDFPFAMWIPQSCIPESHPLLIQYKEMTTQLLSEKEMKKKKRTPSPKKRFAQYRQSSNLDSFLSRHASPVNKNVSTLVQMKQASPLKSVTKRLFVEEDCEVEKEDGSAEVPDKEDDDSLVILEEVCQDSSSSRPFSPSTEQANLGSDKSSPKKHNSGATSSPALHIELVKKQLSFNEHDRNPIRCSTARSLPLPQLSRPATLAYNRESSLLDQIALDAEELLNQSDFDTSDTVASTNDEYEP, encoded by the coding sequence ATGGGAGTCCCACAGATCTGGAAGCAGATCAGGGATAGCGGCACACCGCTCAATTGCCCCACTCACAAACGTGTGCCTTTCGTCAAATGGATCAGCGAGAACAGAGATGCGCGCATCGCGATAGACGTATACCATATTCTATTTGAATGCGGGTTCTTCCAGTTTGATCAAGTCGGGAAGCCCATACTTAACTTCGTGAAACGGCTTAAAGAGCTGGTCTCATTTGATGTTACGTTTCTTTTAGTGTTTGATGGACTCGAAAAGCCTCGGAAAAAGGGAGTTTTTGGTGGGGTTCATCCAAAGTTCATGTCCATAGTTGAGGAGCTTCTGAAGTCACTCAACATTTCTTACGTTATGGCTCCTGGGGAAGGTGAGGTCCAGTGTTGCTGGCATTACAAAAATGGGGATGTTAGCTACGTGTGGAGTAACGATTCGGACTGTTTGATATTTGGCGGTGACTGCATCATTAAAAACTATTCGAAGTCGGAGGATGATGCTGGTTCCATTGCAAACCAAGGGTCCCTTCACAAAGATCCTTACGTCACGGTGTTAAATTACAAAGAGATGGAGAAGCGTGGGAAACTTCTGAACAGAAATTCGCTACTCTTCTTTAGTGCCCTGTTAGGCGGAGATTACAATTCACAAGGTGTTAAGGGTTTGGGTTCAGAAAAGGCATTAAAGTTGGCCCGTTTGGAGAGACCAAACTTTTCCGAAGAGTTTGCCAAGATCCTGAACGGTGAAGTTGAGGAAGGTGTATCAATGAACTTGGCCTACGTCACCTTTCAACACAAATTATTCCGGTTTTGCCAGTCTCATGGTAAAGAAATCTTTGGCAAAAATTATAATAATAGTTTGCTATCGGCGGATAAGCACAACTTCGAGAATTGGCCCCAATTATCGACCCTGCGGCATTATTCACATCCCAGGTATGACGATTCTGTGAATATTGATTCGGTTTTTAATAAATTAGTCTACGCAAATGTCCAACATAATAAAGGGTACGATACAATTGATTTTGACAGGTTAAGAGACTTCTTGTTAAGTGTGAAATTACCTCAAATTGTGGATTTCGACAAATGGTTTCATGAAACATTCCATGAGATGTTTCTATTGAAGTATCTGCTTTATGACGAGGGGGGCGTGACAAATGCTAAGATCACTGATGAAAAGGAGACAATGTTTGACCAAAACATTTCACATCGAGTAAAATTTTGGAGGGTCCGATACAGGAGTTTCATTCAAGGTGTTCGACCTTCGACAAGATCGCGTTCTGTTAGCCCTGTTAGGGCTAACAGAAGCCCTGAACGAAGAAGTCTGGATATTCAGGATTTTCCTTTTGCAATGTGGATACCACAAAGCTGTATACCCGAATCTCATCCATTATTAATACAATATAAGGAAATGACTACCCAACTGCTGAGTGAGAAGgagatgaagaaaaagaaaagaacgcCATCACCAAAGAAACGGTTTGCGCAGTACCGACAAAGTAGTAACCTTGACAGTTTCCTGTCACGACATGCTTCCCCCGTAAATAAAAATGTATCGACATTGGTACAAATGAAACAGGCTTCGCCTTTGAAAAGTGTAACCAAGAGGTTATTTGTCGAGGAGGACTGCGAAGTGGAGAAAGAGGATGGCTCAGCCGAGGTGCCAGACAAAGAGGATGACGACTCGTTGGTTATATTGGAGGAGGTTTGTCAGGATTCGAGTTCGTCCCGTCCATTCTCTCCCTCGACAGAACAGGCAAATCTTGGTTCAGATAAAAGCTCTCCAAAGAAGCACAACTCTGGAGCGACCAGCTCTCCTGCTCTACACATTGAGCTGGtaaagaaacaactgtCATTCAACGAGCACGACCGCAATCCCATTCGATGCTCCACAGCAAGATCGTTGCCGCTCCCGCAACTCAGTAGGCCAGCGACCCTCGCGTACAACAGGGAATCGTCTCTGCTAGATCAGATCGCGCTGGATGCAGAAGAGCTGCTAAACCAGAGTGACTTTGACACCAGCGATACTGTCGCCAGTACCAATGACGAATATGAGCCCtaa
- the SAH1 gene encoding adenosylhomocysteinase (similar to Saccharomyces cerevisiae SAH1 (YER043C); ancestral locus Anc_3.545), with amino-acid sequence MSAPAQNYKIADISLAAFGRKEIELAEHEMPGLMAIREAYAKVQPLKGARVAGCLHMTIQTAVLIETLVALGAEVTWSSCNIYSTQDHAAAAIAASGVPVFAWKSETEEEYTWCIEQQLFAFKDGKKLNLILDDGGDLTSFVHEKYPDMLEGCFGLSEETTTGVHHLYRMMKKGILKVPAINVNDSVTKSKFDNLYGCRESLIDGIKRATDVMLAGKVSVVAGYGDVGKGCAAALRGMGARVLITEIDPINALQAAMEGYEVVDMENAASRGQVFVTTTGCRDIIKGEHFLKMQEDAIVCNIGHFDIEIDVAWLKENAKECINIKPQVDRYLLSTGQHIILLANGRLVNLGCATGHSSFVMSCSFSNQVLAQIALFKSGDKQFREDHIEFQKTGPFEVGVHVLPKILDEAVAKFHLAKLGVQLTKLSPVQSEYLGIPEEGPFKPDHYRY; translated from the coding sequence ATGTCTGCCCCAGCCCAGAACTATAAGATTGCCGATATCTCTCTTGCCGCCTTCGGGAGAAAGGAGATCGAGCTGGCCGAGCACGAGATGCCAGGTCTGATGGCCATCAGAGAGGCGTACGCCAAGGTGCAGCCATTGAAGGGCGCCAGAGTTGCCGGGTGTCTGCACATGACCATCCAGACCGCCGTGTTGATCGAGACTTTGGTTGCCTTGGGTGCCGAGGTCACCTGGTCCTCCTGTAACATCTACTCCACGCAGGACCACGCTGCCGCTGCCATTGCCGCGTCCGGTGTTCCTGTGTTTGCCTGGAAGAGTGAGACCGAGGAGGAGTACACCTGGTGTATTGAGCAGCAGTTGTTCGCCTTCAAGGACGGTAAGAAACTTAACCTGATCTTGGATGATGGTGGGGACTTGACCTCTTTCGTCCACGAAAAGTACCCAGACATGCTTGAAGGTTGTTTCGGGTTGTCCGAGGAAACCACCACTGGTGTCCACCACTTGTACAgaatgatgaagaaggGAATTCTAAAGGTCCCAGCCATCAACGTGAACGACTCCGTCACAAAGTCCAAGTTCGACAACTTGTACGGGTGCAGAGAGTCCCTGATCGACGGTATCAAGAGAGCCACAGATGTCATGTTGGCCGGTAAAGTCTCCGTTGTTGCCGGGTACGGTGATGTCGGGAAAGGTTGTGCCGCTGCGCTAAGAGGCATGGGTGCCCGTGTCCTTATCACCGAAATCGACCCCATCAACGCTCTACAGGCCGCCATGGAGGGTTACGAAGTTGTCGACATGGAGAACGCCGCCTCAAGAGGTCAAGTGTtcgtcaccaccaccggtTGCAGAGACATCATCAAGGGGGAacacttcttgaagatgcAAGAAGATGCCATTGTTTGTAACATCGGTCACTTCGACATTGAGATCGACGTCGCCTGGTTGAAGGAAAACGCCAAGGAGTGCATCAACATCAAGCCTCAAGTCGACCGTTACTTGCTATCAACGGGCCAACACATCATCTTGTTGGCCAACGGGAGACTGGTCAACTTGGGTTGTGCCACTGGTCACTCCTCGTTCGTCATGTCGTGCTCCTTCTCCAACCAAGTCCTTGCCCAGATTGCCCTTTTCAAGTCTGGCGACAAGCAATTTAGAGAGGACCACATCGAATTCCAAAAGACCGGCCCATTCGAAGTCGGCGTGCACGTCCTGCCAAAGATCTTGGACGAAGCCGTCGCCAAGTTCCACTTGGCCAAATTGGGTGTCCAATTGACCAAATTGAGCCCAGTCCAATCCGAGTACTTGGGTATCCCAGAGGAAGGTCCATTCAAGCCCGATCACTACAGATACTAA
- the MXR1 gene encoding peptide-methionine-S-sulfoxide reductase (similar to Saccharomyces cerevisiae MXR1 (YER042W); ancestral locus Anc_3.541), with protein sequence MSHTISKAIKFDPLKNKLLTVGAGCYWGTEHMYRKHLADKMVDCKVGFANGNEAKQDSADGISYKRVCSGDTNFVEVLQISYDPHVVSLSELVGFFFRIHDPTTLNSQGPDMGTQYRSALYAHSSEDLNELEALKKEWQGKWQGKIVTEVEMIKNYYDAEEYHQIYLDRNPDGYACPTHYLRDL encoded by the coding sequence ATGTCTCACACGATCTCCAAGGCTATCAAATTTGATCCGCTCAAGAACAAACTGCTTACCGTTGGTGCTGGATGCTACTGGGGTACCGAACACATGTACCGGAAGCACCTTGCGGATAAGATGGTTGACTGCAAAGTTGGGTTTGCAAACGGTAACGAGGCTAAGCAGGATTCTGCAGATGGCATCTCATATAAACGAGTGTGTTCTGGGGACACTaactttgttgaagttttgCAGATCTCATACGATCCTCATGTCGTATCGTTGAGCGAACTTGTTGGGTTTTTCTTCCGGATCCACGACCCGACGACTTTGAACAGTCAGGGCCCAGATATGGGGACCCAGTACCGTAGTGCGCTGTATGCTCATTCGTCCGAGGATTTGAACGAGTTGGAGGCACTGAAGAAGGAATGGCAGGGGAAGTGGCAGGGGAAGATTGTTACTGAGGTGGAGATGATCAAGAACTATTACGACGCTGAGGAATATCATCAGATATACCTGGATAGGAACCCTGATGGGTACGCCTGTCCTACACACTACTTGAGAGACTTGTAG